In Isosphaera pallida ATCC 43644, the sequence CGCTCGGGCTCGAACGCGGCGGGAGTAGAATCACGAGGTGGGGTCGATCGGGCCGGGACGACCGTTGCGGAAGGTTGTGATCGTTGAAAGTCAGCGACTCCTTGATTTTGGCGCAAGACTCCCGACGATGACGGCCAGACCGACCGCTTCAATAATGACTCGCCATCAAGTTCGATCCAAGAGAAAAACCCGTCGCAGCCCAACGTTCCGAGTGATTCGCTTTGAGTGTGATGGTCGGGATTCGTCCGAGGTTTGATTTAATTGAGCGAATCGGGATCATTGGAGTGATCGGATGGGTCGCTTCGACCCTTTTTTAGGGGTGACAGTCGAACGTGGAATTCGGTCAATTCGGGAAAGAAGGGAATTGAACCTGGTTGGGACAAGGTCAAGCCTTCCGCCCAAAAGGTTGGGAGTTTGTCGGATCCCGACATCGTCGCTGGGTGAATGAATTCCTAGGAGGGCGTGATTCGTGAATGCGTCGTCCGCCGCGTCGTCAGTCGAGGGCAGGCGGGGGGATCTGTTTGAGGATTCCTCCGGGGGGTCCGACGTTGGACTTCAAACGCTGATGGAAGCAATAGCCTTCGCCGCCCGCGTCCATCACGGGGCAACTCGCAAGGATGGTCGAACCCCCTACGTCAGCCATGTGGCGCGGGTGACCTTGGTTGTGCGTCATGTGTTTGGAATCGCCGACGAACAGGTGTTATGCGCCGCCGCCCTCCATGATGTGTTGGAGGATACCGCGACCGATTTCGACGACGTGGCCGAACGGTTTGGTACTCAGGTGGCGCGCTGGGTGGCGGTTCTCTCCAAGGATAGCCGTTTGCCGGAACCCGAGCGCGAGGAGGCGTATCGTCAGGCGTTGTCGCGGTCTCCCTGGCAGGTCCGGGTGGTTAAGCTCGCCGACATGCTGGATAATCTCTACGATCGAGCCAGCCTCCCCACCGCGCAACACGCGCGGATCCTGACCAAACTGGAAGGTTATCTCGACGCGCTGCGGGTCGAGGTGGGCGATCCTGCCCGAGAGGCTTGGGAGATGGTGAGGGAGCGTCTGGCCCGGGCTCGAGAAGCCGTGAGGTTGGACGAGGGCGGGGGAACGCTTCAAGAGTCGGTGAGCTGACGGCGCGGGTTCCGTCCTCGCTAAGACCGCCGCTCTGTTGGTCTGGTCTGGGGTTCGCTGAAGCGGACCATCACCCCGGAAGGCCAAGCCTAGGCCATGCCGGCAATGCCTCGGATCGTTCAAGTCCCAAGGGCTGATCCGATGTCGAAAGACGCATCTGATTCCCCAGGCGGTTCGCGTTCTGGTGATTCTCGAGTCCCCGTTAGGGAGACCCTCGGCGCTTAGGGTGCAAAAGTGGTTGGAGTGTGGGAGGGAATCGGTCCCGGCCTGACCCGATCCAATTCGGTTTGGTTCGACCTGAGTTGAGTTGACGGGATTGGGTCTCCGATCAACCGACCGGACCGGAGGGGGCCGAATCGAGATCGGGCCAACGCCGACGAACGTTCCTCACAACTCGGCGTCGCGGAACGCCTTGAGGCCCGCGCGCATCGGTAGGATGACCGCCAGAAGTCCCACGATGAGGCAGGCGGTCAGCGCTAGGCCCAGGGTCCAACTCAGACGTGCGTCTTGAAGAAGCATCGTGGTAGAAAGTACGGTTTCAGTGGTGGAAACGGCCAGGTGGGTGGGCAGACCCACGGTCAGCACGATCAGCAGGATGAACACCAGACTCAACAGCAGGTTGAGGGTTCCTCCGAAGCCCGCAGCGATTTTGGAGGGGTCGGACTCCCGAAGGTTGGGGAACCGGGCTCCCAAACCCACGCTGATTCCCGCCAGCCCCAGACAGATGAGCGACATGAGCCCCACATGCATGACGATCATCAAGGGACCCACCCTCAGAAGGATGTCCGAGGCGATGACCATCGCCCCGGTCGCCACGATCGACAAGCCCGACGCGAAGGCGAACTTGCCCCAGAGAATCGAGTCCCGCTGCACTGGGAACAGGCCTAGCACCCAGAAGTTGCGGCCCTCCAACGACATGAGGGGGTACACGAACCGGCTGGTGAAGGTCGAAAGCAGTAAGGCCGTCACCGCTAGGTTCAGGAAGCTCAACATACTACGCCACGAGGGGGGCGATTGATCCGAACCCAGACGCCGCACCGTCAGGAAGTAAAATCCCAGCAACCCCACTAGAATCAGCAGCTGTGACCACTGAGTGGGGTCACGCCGCAAGATTCGAAAGTCCTTCAACATCAACAGGCGAATGGGTCGGTCGACGAATCCCGCGCACCGATGGAATCCGCGATCAAACGCCGAGGACCATTGACCGGCGAACCGTCGGGAGGAGCGTCCGCCTTGGACCCGGCTGAAGGCGGGTCGATAAAAGAGGCGGGCCGCCAGAGCGGCGCACAAATAGGCCATCCCACCGTTGGCCCAGGTCACCCAGAGGTAGGTGAGGGCTTCACCCACTTCGCCGTCGGCGGCGGCCATGAGGCCTCGCGTGATCCAGACGCTGGGAATCCACTCGCTTTGGCTGAAGGCCAACCGTCCCATCGCGTTGTCCAGCCAGTCGGCGTTGAAGCCGCCTTCTTCGGATTGAAGCAACTGCGCGCCGACGAACCCCACAAAGGCGATCACCGCGAGGATCGCAAGCACCAGCACCGTTTTGTAGCGCCTGGGCAGAAAATAGCCCACCAAGAAGGCCCCAAGCATCCCAACCGCGCCGGGAGTCAACACAAACCCAATCAGAAACAAGAGGATCAACGCATAATAGAGCGCGCCCGCCTGTTCGGACAGGCCGTAAGCTACCAACAACGGGGTTCCGATGAGAATGAACCCCCAGCAGCTGAAGAGCATTGCTTCACGGAAACGGGCGGCGAAGACTCGATCGGACGGGGCGGGCAAGGTCAAGAGGAACTCGCTTTCGCGCGCTAGGAATAGACTGTTGTAGCCGATGATTCCGGTCGAGAAGGTCAACATCCCCGCGATGGAAAGAAAGTACATCGAAAAGGCGTAATCCAGGAGTGATTCGGCAAACAGGTCGAACTTGCTCAGAAAGGTGAAGGCCTGTCGAAAGAAGGTGAACAAGGTGGCCCAGAAGAAGATGGAGCAGAAGACAATGATCGCTAGACGCAGCCGCGACTCGGCGATGGCGGAACGGGTCAAGTTGAAGGCCAGTCGTCTTTGGAGATATTGAAATGCGCGACGGGCCGCGCGGTCGCGGTCGTCGCGGCTGGCTAGGCCGATTCCTGGCCCTGGTGTATTGGGGACCAAGGAGTCGGGGGAACCCGGAGCGTGAGCCGATGTGACACGATGGGGGGGCGAGAAGACCGTGTTATGGTCGGACGGTGAGGCGAGTCGGGAGTCTGTGGCTTCCAACATCGTCGAACGCTCCTGGGATGGGTGGGGAATGTGTTGATCGTATTGATCGTGGCGAGATTGCGGATTCGGATTGGCCGCGCGAGTCTTCCGACCCAAAGCTCGGTCGGATCTCGGCCGATCACCAACGATGTGGACTGAAGGAATCGTCGCCATGCGACATGAACCGGAGTGAGCGCGTCGGATCGTCCGCCGTGATGGGCGTGGCGTAGCCACCCCGACGCAGGGGTTGGACCCGTGCGGATTGGGGTTTGGATGACGCGACGAGACTGGAGGAATTCCTTGGGCGATGACCATCCCCACCCCCGCGGCCCTGGACGCCGCCGAATCGTTGGCCACTCGTCACCGCCCCTCCACCTTCCGCGCTCTGGGTCCCAACGAGCCTCCGGAGCAGATCGAGGTCGGCGGCGTCACGTATCAACGCGAGATAATCTGGAAACATGATTCCTGGGCCGCCACCGGGTTGTATGTCGAGGTTGAGACCACAATCGACCGCGATCGCTCCAATACCGCTCCAAGCCCAGTGCCGCGCCGGGTGGTTGCCAAGTTCAACCGGATTCAACCGATTGGCCCGTTGCCGACCCGCTGGTTGGGCCGGCGTCTGGCCGCCAACGAGGAGCGTTTGCTGCGTTTGATGGCCGACTGGCCCGGCGTGCCCGACTGGGCTGGCCCGGTCCGGGTGGAGGGAGCGCCCTGCCTTCACGCCGTCGCCCGCGTCTTCATCCCCGGTCGTCCCTTGCGACGCGACGACCGGGTGGACGACCGTTTCTTCCCCGATCTGGCCGCGACCCTCGCCGAGTTGCACCGCCGGGGCGCGGCATACGTCGATCTTCATAAACGGGAGAACATCCTGGTTGGCGACGATGGCCGGCCCTACCTGATCGACTTTCAGATCAGTCACGCACCTCGCCGCGCTTATTGGCCGATGAGCCGGGTCTTGAAACGGTTGCAGATGAGCGATTGGTACCACTTTGACAAGCACTACGCCCGCCTCCGTCCCGACCAGTTCGGCAAGGGGCCCGAAGCGGTCGCGGCCGCTCGCCCTTGGTGGATCAAGCTGCATCGCCTGGTGGCTCAACCATTCCGTCGTCTCCGACGACGCTTGTTGAGTTGTCTGAAGGTCCGCGACGCTTCGGGACGGGCCCATTCGGAAGTGTTCCCTGAGATCGCCGTGATGTTGGAACGCGAGACCGCCGCGGCTCGGGTCGCTCCCGGCGGCGACCGTCCCGCACCGCGCGGCCCTGTCCGCAGGGTGGAAACGATTGGCGAAGCCGAGCCGCTGACCACCGTCTCTCATTGAGACCCGACCGATTCGGCCGCCTCGACCGCCTCCGCCTCCGTCAGCGCCGACGAGGTGGAGCCGCGCAACGCCCGCGCGAAAGGGCGGTCGCCGCCGGTCATCCGAAGGAATAGATCCTCCAACGCGCCATGTTCAATGGCGGTTTGGCGGCGAATCTCGGCCAGAGTGCCCTTGGCGAGCAACCGGCCCTGGTCGATGATCCCGATGGTGTCGGCCAGTTCCTCGGCGATGCTCAATAGGTGGGTAGACATCAGTACAGCTACACCCGAGCGGGCCTGACTAAGAAACAGGTCTTTGACGATCCGGGCATTGCGCGGGTCGAGTCCCACGAGCGGTTCGTCCACGATCAGCACCTTGGGATCATGAACCAGCGCCGAGGCGAAGACGACCCGCTGTTTCATGCCGTGTGAGTAGTTTTCGCAAAGGTTATCCACATAGTCGCTCATCTCGAAGATTGCGATGAGTTCCTCGATCTTTTCCGCGCCGCGGCGGGGGTCGATGCCGTACATTTCGACGACGAACTTAAGGAACTCGCGTCCGGTGAGCTTGTCGTAGAGGAAGGGGGAGTCAGGCACATAGGCGATGAGGCGGCGGGCTTCGGCGGTGTCGGCGGGGTGGCCGCCAACCAGCACGGTACCTTGGGTGGGCTTGAGCAGGCCGCAGACCATTTTGATGGTGGTGGTTTTGCCCGCGCCGTTGGGACCGAGGAAGGCGAACAATTCCCCCGCCTCAACCGTAAGGCTGAGGTTCTGGACTGCCGTTTTCGCGCCGAAGGTCTTGGTCACGCCGCGCAGTTCGATCATCGGAGGGTCTCGCTGGACTTGGGGGGGAGGGGATTGTTGGAGGAGGCGGGATGAGCGGGGTCGGAGGAGCCGTTGGTGGTGGCGGGTGACCCTGTCTCGGGGGCCTGCGTCTCGGTTTGGGCGGGGTCGTCGATTCGCTCGAGAGTCAGCTTGATGAATGGGACCGGCACGTCCTGCCGCAACACCACGCCGTCCTCGACCCGAACCCAGGTGCGGGCGACGATCGGTCCCAAAGTGGAGACGATCACGTGGCAGAGGTGGGGGCGTCCATTCCAGACCAGGGGGGCAATCTCCTTGACTTCGACCTGGGCGGTCTGGACCGATGAGGTCAGGGGATTGACAACCGGCCCGCGCCAGCTCTGCCCCACCTTGAGGTCGCGGTAGGCTAAGTAGGGTCCCAGACCATTTTGGACGCCGGCCCCTTGGGCGTAAGGCACCTTTTCGCGGAAGAGAACCACGCCGTTGGAGGTTTCGGCCTGAACCTCCAGCGAGAGCCCTTGCCGCAAGCCCTTCATGGTGAGGAGGTTGTTGCCTTGAAGGTCACCAACGCGGGTCTCGAAGCGAACCATGCTGCCTTCACGGTCGAGAATCATTTGGGTGCGGACCACCAAGCGAGTGGGGGGAGGCGGTGTTTCGGGATCGGCCACGGCCACGGTGGAGGGGGCGGGGGACTCGAATCCCGCCGTCCCCCCGAACAGGGGCAGGCGTCCG encodes:
- a CDS encoding HD domain-containing protein, which codes for MNASSAASSVEGRRGDLFEDSSGGSDVGLQTLMEAIAFAARVHHGATRKDGRTPYVSHVARVTLVVRHVFGIADEQVLCAAALHDVLEDTATDFDDVAERFGTQVARWVAVLSKDSRLPEPEREEAYRQALSRSPWQVRVVKLADMLDNLYDRASLPTAQHARILTKLEGYLDALRVEVGDPAREAWEMVRERLARAREAVRLDEGGGTLQESVS
- a CDS encoding putative ABC transporter permease subunit, with protein sequence MLEATDSRLASPSDHNTVFSPPHRVTSAHAPGSPDSLVPNTPGPGIGLASRDDRDRAARRAFQYLQRRLAFNLTRSAIAESRLRLAIIVFCSIFFWATLFTFFRQAFTFLSKFDLFAESLLDYAFSMYFLSIAGMLTFSTGIIGYNSLFLARESEFLLTLPAPSDRVFAARFREAMLFSCWGFILIGTPLLVAYGLSEQAGALYYALILLFLIGFVLTPGAVGMLGAFLVGYFLPRRYKTVLVLAILAVIAFVGFVGAQLLQSEEGGFNADWLDNAMGRLAFSQSEWIPSVWITRGLMAAADGEVGEALTYLWVTWANGGMAYLCAALAARLFYRPAFSRVQGGRSSRRFAGQWSSAFDRGFHRCAGFVDRPIRLLMLKDFRILRRDPTQWSQLLILVGLLGFYFLTVRRLGSDQSPPSWRSMLSFLNLAVTALLLSTFTSRFVYPLMSLEGRNFWVLGLFPVQRDSILWGKFAFASGLSIVATGAMVIASDILLRVGPLMIVMHVGLMSLICLGLAGISVGLGARFPNLRESDPSKIAAGFGGTLNLLLSLVFILLIVLTVGLPTHLAVSTTETVLSTTMLLQDARLSWTLGLALTACLIVGLLAVILPMRAGLKAFRDAEL
- a CDS encoding ABC transporter ATP-binding protein yields the protein MIELRGVTKTFGAKTAVQNLSLTVEAGELFAFLGPNGAGKTTTIKMVCGLLKPTQGTVLVGGHPADTAEARRLIAYVPDSPFLYDKLTGREFLKFVVEMYGIDPRRGAEKIEELIAIFEMSDYVDNLCENYSHGMKQRVVFASALVHDPKVLIVDEPLVGLDPRNARIVKDLFLSQARSGVAVLMSTHLLSIAEELADTIGIIDQGRLLAKGTLAEIRRQTAIEHGALEDLFLRMTGGDRPFARALRGSTSSALTEAEAVEAAESVGSQ